A single genomic interval of Zingiber officinale cultivar Zhangliang chromosome 4A, Zo_v1.1, whole genome shotgun sequence harbors:
- the LOC121969133 gene encoding arp2/3 complex-activating protein rickA-like, which yields MTEPQTSSILHPSKLPIPKLKTPPKAQKASSIALSGILYKLIFFIVLIAILPQFPSQAPEFIGESIFTRVWELLHLLFVGIAVSYGIFSQRNADTGMEKDSQQKDESPRSFVSQMLQVSPVFEDEDDSGVVDSKLQTWNSQFYRNEPETLVAKEAGISTKHRLLPDRSIKQRNQEITGRFNQSNYESKAQLWEPRTDSVVLPSPIPWSSRSESTANKVEQVVGSKSTTTLPPHRPSSTSPSPKRLSPSPSLTSDAPTPKSIYSDNNKASPPPAPPPPPPFPPKRKDPAKTSKDESKDSRRKGLAIVNDTVTDLPSLKPSNSQEGPSTGRSVRTFKPKQSHGTAMEGAALARASEEQRDGGDEEEAPNSGSGSEENEVDKKAAEFIARFREQIRLQRIESIKRSTKPRSNRNRN from the coding sequence ATGACTGAGCCACAGACTAGCTCAATTCTTCACCCCTCCAAGCTTCCAATTCCCAAGCTGAAAACACCTCCAAAGGCCCAAAAAGCCTCATCGATAGCCTTGTCGGGCATCCTCTACAAGCTCATCTTCTTCATTGTTTTGATAGCCATCCTCCCTCAATTCCCCTCCCAGGCGCCCGAGTTCATTGGAGAATCCATCTTCACCAGAGTATGGGAGCTTCTTCATCTCCTCTTCGTAGGGATCGCAGTGTCCTACGGCATTTTCAGCCAGCGCAACGCAGATACGGGGATGGAGAAGGATTCACAGCAGAAGGATGAGAGCCCCCGGTCTTTTGTTTCACAGATGCTTCAAGTTTCGCCAGTCTTCGAAGACGAAGATGATAGTGGTGTGGTTGACAGCAAGCTGCAGACTTGGAACTCTCAGTTCTACAGAAATGAACCAGAAACTCTGGTTGCCAAAGAAGCCGGCATCAGCACTAAGCATCGGTTGTTGCCCGACCGGAGCATAAAACAAAGGAACCAAGAGATTACCGGACGATTCAACCAATCTAATTACGAATCCAAAGCCCAGTTATGGGAGCCAAGAACGGATTCCGTCGTCCTCCCCTCTCCAATCCCCTGGAGCTCGCGATCAGAGTCGACGGCGAATAAGGTCGAACAGGTGGTCGGCAGCAAATCTACTACTACCCTTCCGCCGCATCGTCCATCCTCCACTTCGCCTTCCCCAAAGCGGCTTTCTCCCTCGCCGTCTCTCACATCGGACGCACCGACGCCAAAGAGCATCTACAGCGACAACAACAAAGCCAGTCCCCCACCAGcgccgccaccgccgccgccATTCCCCCCAAAGAGAAAGGACCCAGCAAAAACATCCAAGGACGAATCGAAGGACTCGAGGCGCAAGGGTTTGGCCATCGTCAACGACACAGTTACCGATCTTCCCTCACTCAAACCAAGCAACTCCCAGGAGGGTCCTTCGACCGGGAGGTCAGTGAGAACATTTAAGCCCAAGCAATCCCATGGCACCGCCATGGAAGGGGCGGCATTGGCAAGAGCAAGCGAAGAGCAGCGCGACGGCGGAGACGAAGAAGAGGCACCCAACTCTGGATCAGGATCGGAAGAGAACGAGGTAGATAAGAAGGCGGCTGAATTCATAGCCCgattcagagagcagatcaggCTCCAGAGGATCGAGTCGATCAAGAGATCCACAAAGCCGCGGAGTAACAGGAATCGTAACTAG